The following proteins come from a genomic window of Gossypium raimondii isolate GPD5lz chromosome 5, ASM2569854v1, whole genome shotgun sequence:
- the LOC105768395 gene encoding microtubule-associated protein TORTIFOLIA1 isoform X3 has protein sequence MSNSQVSKSTKPSKVSTLAPPSNPSKPSSLSSHLAMVEFKQRILTLLSKLSDRDTYQIAVEDLEKIIQSLAPESLPILLNCLFDSSNDPKPAVKKESLRLLSMLCNCHGELAAPQLTKIIAHIVKRVKDADSGVKDACRDSIGALSGQYLKGENGGTMVGLFVKPLFEAMSEQNKGVQSGAATCMAKMVECAGDPPLTAFQKLCPRICKLLNSQNFMAKASLLAVVTSLSQVGAIAPQSLEALLQSIHECLGSTDWATRKAASDTLSALALHSSNLIADRASSTITVLEGCRFDRMKPVRDAMTEALQLWKKIAGKGDDGAIDDQKSHEGKCGTIPDKAVVILKKKALLLTDKELNPEFFQKLKTRGSGDLPVEVVVPRRYLNSSNSKNEEESEPNDSDLRRRSNYMGNNQADDLHASSGSTNHNIDRGASGVSDKLPEEKKNGKDLRTKAFDGDDRIDVNQREPSGNRLGFSKVDGQSDGSFINNKGNWLAIQRQLLQLERQQGHLMNMLQEFMGGSHDSMVTLENRVRGLESIVEDMARDLSISSGRRGCNFMAGFEGSSNRPLGKYTGYSDYGSKFNGRIPYGERFAQTDGIAPVGRGRGPSWRSETSDDWDFPAFNASRNGQFQSRRAPASSGPDGRSPKSEHESDQIGGRRGWDKGPGPVRLGEGPSARSVWQASKDEATLEAIRVAGEDNGASRTGRVPELTAEALVDDNVGPERDPVWTSWSNAMHALQVGDIDSAYAEVLSTGDDLLLIKLMDKSGPMVDQLSNEIANETLHAIVQFLLEPDLFDICLSWIQQLVEVVLENESNALGIPMELKKELLLNLHEAASTMDPPEEWEGVAPNQLLLQLASAWGIELQQFGK, from the exons ATGAGTAATTCCCAAGTATCCAAATCAACAAAACCTTCAAAGGTTTCAACTTTAGCTCCCCCTTCAAACCCTTCAAAACCCTCTTCACTATCTTCTCACCTTGCAATGGTAGAATTTAAGCAAAGGATTTTAACCTTACTTTCCAAGCTTTCAGACCGTGACACTTACCAGATTGCCGTTGAAGATCTTGAAAAGATTATCCAATCTCTTGCCCCTGAATCCCTTCCCATCTTACTAAACTGCTTATTTGATTCTTCCAATGATCCAAAACCAGCTGTAAAAAAAGAATCTTTAAGGTTACTTTCAATGCTATGTAATTGCCATGGTGAATTGGCAGCTCCCCAATTGACTAAAATCATTGCCCACATTGTTAAAAGGGTAAAAGATGCAGATTCTGGGGTGAAAGATGCTTGTCGTGATTCCATTGGTGCCCTTTCAGGACAGTATTTGAAAGGGGAAAATGGAGGGACTATGGTGGGATTGTTTGTAAAGCCGTTGTTTGAAGCAATGAGTGAACAGAACAAAGGGGTCCAATCTGGTGCAGCAACATGTATGGCTAAAATGGTGGAATGTGCTGGTGATCCTCCTTTGACTGCTTTTCAGAAGCTTTGTCCAAGGATCTGCAAGTTGTTGAATAGTCAGAATTTTATGGCTAAGGCTTCCCTTTTGGCAGTAGTGACAAGTTTGTCACAG GTGGGAGCAATTGCACCTCAGAGCTTGGAAGCTTTGCTTCAAAGCATCCATGAATGCCTTGGGAGCACAGATTGGGCGACACGGAAGGCAGCTTCTGATACTTTGAGTGCTTTGGCACTTCATTCAAGCAATTTGATTGCAGATAGAGCATCTTCAACAATAACGGTATTGGAGGGTTGCCGCTTTGACAGG ATGAAACCTGTGAGAGATGCCATGACTGAAGCTTTGCAATTATGGAAGAAGATTGCAGGGAAAGGGGATGATGGAGCCATAGATGATCAGAAGTCTCATg AAGGCAAATGTGGAACCATTCCTGACAAAGCAGTTGTAATTTTAAAGAAGAAAGCACTTCTATTAACAGACAAAGAGTTAAATCCCGAATTCTTCCAGAAACTTAAAACAAGGGGTTCTGGTGATTTGCCGGTTGAAGTAGTTGTTCCTCGTAGATACCTTAATTCTTCAAACTCAAAGAACGAGGAAGAATCAGAACCAAATGATTCAGACTTGAGAAGAAGGTCGAATTATATGGGAAACAACCAGGCAGATGATCTCCATGCATCCTCTGGCAGCACAAACCATAACATTGATAGAGGAGCTTCTGGTGTATCGGATAAACTGCctgaagagaagaaaaatggaaaagactTAAGAACAAAGGcgtttgatggtgatgataggATAGATGTAAATCAAAGAGAACCATCCGGAAATCGTTTGGGTTTCTCAAAGGTGGATGGACAGTCTGATGGATCCTTTATCAACAACAAAGGAAATTGGTTGGCTATCCAAAGGCAGTTATTGCAGCTTGAGAGGCAGCAAGGGCATCTCATGAACATGTTGCAGGAGTTTATGGGCGGTTCTCATGATAGCATGGTAACTTTGGAGAACAGAGTTAGGGGTCTTGAGAGCATTGTTGAAGACATGGCTCGGGATTTATCAATATCATCGGGAAGGAGAGGTTGTAATTTTATGGCTGGATTTGAAGGATCGTCTAATAGACCTTTAGGGAAGTATACTGGCTACTCTGACTATGGTTCCAAGTTCAATGGACGAATCCCGTATGGAGAAAGGTTTGCACAGACCGACGGAATTGCTCCAGTTGGGAGAGGAAGGGGACCTTCTTGGAGATCTGAAACATCTGATGATTGGGATTTCCCTGCATTTAATGCTTCGAGGAATGGACAATTTCAATCAAGAAGAGCTCCAGCTAGCAGCGGCCCGGATGGTAGATCACCCAAATCAGAACACGAGAGTGATCAGATTGGTGGCAGGAGAGGTTGGGACAAGGGTCCTGGGCCTGTAAGACTTGGTGAAGGACCTTCAGCTAGAAGTGTCTGGCAGGCATCGAAGGATGAAGCAACCTTGGAAGCAATTCGTGTTGCTGGGGAGGATAATGGAGCATCTCGAACTGGACGTGTGCCTGAATTAACTGCTGAAGCTCTAGTAGATGATAATGTTGGACCAGAACGAGATCCGGTCTGGACTTCTTGGAGCAATGCAATGCATGCCCTTCAAGTAGGCGATATAGATTCTGCTTACGCTGAAGTTCTATCAACGGGTGATGATCTCTTGCTTATAAAGCTAATGGACAAATCGGGTCCTATGGTTGACCAACTATCAAATGAGATAGCAAACGAAACCTTGCATGCTATCGTGCAATTCCTTCTAGAACCAGATTTGTTCGATATTTGTCTCTCCTGGATTCAACAG CTAGTTGAAGTGGTGTTAGAAAATGAATCAAACGCATTAGGTATTCCGATGGAGTTGAAGAAAGAGCTTTTATTGAATTTGCATGAAGCGGCATCCACAATGGATCCACCGGAGGAGTGGGAAGGCGTGGCACCCAACCAACTCTTATTGCAGTTAGCATCTGCCTGGGGGATTGAATTGCAACAATTTGGTAAGTAA